The Aliiroseovarius sediminilitoris region AGTTGGGGCGGAGATAGCCCGCTTGCCCCTTGCTGTCAAGGAAAGCCACACAGCTGGCGGCAGGCTGGCACCAATTGACCTGTATCATGGTTGTGTGCTGCGGTGTAACGTATCCGGAAAGGGAAACGGAACACTCAAACACAGGAGCACCGAGATGTATAACAATGTCCTCGTGCCGATCGCTCTGGATCATGAGCGGGATACCAAAGAAGCCCTGAGCATTGCGAAAGCCATTGCCGAGAAAGGTGCCAAGATCACCGCCCTTCATGTGATGGAGGAAGTGCCCGCCTATGTTGCCCAATACCTGCCTGAAGGGCAGCTGGAAGAAAACGTGCATGAGCTTGAAGCGCGGATGAAAGAAGAACTGGCCGGAGAGGACAGCATCGCCATCAAGGTGGTCTCGGGCCACGCGGGCCATGCGATTGTGGATTACGCCAAGCACCATGGGGTCGACTGCATCGTCGTGGCCTCGCACCGGCCCGGCCTGACCGACTTCTTCCTTGGTTCAACGGCGGCGCGCGTGGTGCGTCATGCGCCTTGTGCAGTGCATGTGTCGCGATAATTCGCGCATTTCAAAATGTTGGGAAAGCGGGCTCT contains the following coding sequences:
- a CDS encoding universal stress protein is translated as MYNNVLVPIALDHERDTKEALSIAKAIAEKGAKITALHVMEEVPAYVAQYLPEGQLEENVHELEARMKEELAGEDSIAIKVVSGHAGHAIVDYAKHHGVDCIVVASHRPGLTDFFLGSTAARVVRHAPCAVHVSR